CGAGGTGCTGCTGGACCAGACCACGACGGCATCGGAAGTGGGCGCGAGCGCGTATGGCGCCGGCGCGCAGGCCAACGGTGCGTTCAGTACCGCCAGCGGCGCGGCGGCCACGGCCGACGGGTTGCAGGCCACCGCGATCGGCTACAGCAGCATCTCTTCCGGACTGGCGTCGACCAGCCTGGGCGGGTTCGCCGAAGCCACCGGCGATTTCTCGACAGCGCTCGGCTACGGCGCGGCGGCGAGCAATACCCGCACCACCGCGGTCGGAATCTCCTCGACCGCGAGCGGGTTGAACGCAACCGCAGTCGGGAACACGTCGACCGCAAGCGGCGACAACAGCGCCGCCTTCGGCACCGGCGCCAACGCGACCGGCCTCAACGCAACCGCCATCGGCGGCTCGACCCGGGCGACGGCCGACAATGCCACCTCCGTGGGCCAGTTCGCCTGGGCAACGGCGGCCGGCGGCACCGCGATCGGGCGCGACTCCTACGTCTACGGTGACGGCGTCAACGCCACGGCTGTCGGCCTGAGCGCGTGGGCCAACGGTGAGAGCAGCGTGGCCCTGGGCGCGGGTTCGCGTGCGACGGAAGCGAACGTGGTCTCGGTGGGCAACGGCACGGGCGGTACGCATCCGGCGACAAGGCGGATCGTCAACGTCGGCGACGGCATCGCAGCCAGCGACGCGGCGACCGTCGGCCAGCTGGAGCAGGCGACCGAGCACACGCGCTACTTCGCCGCATCCGGTGGCGCGGACAGCGACAACGGCGCGTATGTCGAGGGCGAGTACGCGACGGCCTCGGGCGAGTCGGCCACGGCGGTGGGCGAAGGCGCTTCGGCCTACGGCAGTGGCGCATTCGCACTGGCACCGCAGTCGACCGCCATGGGCTTCAACGCCTCCGCAAGCGGTGACTATGCGGTGGCACTGGGCACTTCCGCGACTGCAGTCGGCGATGGTGCCGTCGTGGTCGGCCGCGGCGGTGCGGCCTGGGGTTCCGCGGCCGTGGCCGTGGGCTCGGGCACCGCCGCCAACGGGGTCTTCTCGACTGCGATCGGTGCATTCGCGAACGCGGCAGGGACCACCGCCGTTGCGATCGGCCGCAACTCGACCGCGCTCGCGGACTTCTCGTCCGCGTTCGGGGCCGGGGCCTACGCCGAGGCCGAAAACAGTGTCGCGCTGGGACAGGACTCGCTGGCCGACCGCGAGAATACGGTGTCGGTGGGAAGCGAAGGCAACGAACGCCAGATCACCAATGTCGCCGATGGCCAGGTCGCGCTCGGCAGCACCGACGCGGTCACCGGTGGCCAGATGTACGACGCGCTCGACAGCGCCGCGCAGATCATCGGGGGCGGATCGGAGGTGACTGCGTTCGGCACGTTGTCCGCGCCGGCTTTCATGATCCAGGGCAGCACGTACTTCAGCGTCGGCGATGCGTTCGGCGCGGTGGATGCGCAGATCAGCCTGATCGACGGTCGCCTGACCGCGCTGGAGGGCTCGTCGTCGGCGACCGCGTCCAGCGCCAATGCCACCTCGGCGGGCAGTCGCCGCCTTGGCGACAGCGGCGGTGCGGAAACGGGCGCGCAGACCGGAACCGGTGGCGGACTCGCGTCCGGCGACGGTGGCGGACAGGCGGCCGGTGCAGGATCGACCGCGGTCGCCGTCGGCCAGGGCGCAACCGCGACCCAGGCGACCGCCACCGCGATCGGCGACGGTGCCAGCGCGACGGCGGCGGGTTCGGTCGCACTGGGCCAGGGCTCGGTGGCCGATCGTGCCAACACCGTCTCCGTGGGCAGCGCCGGCAACGAACGCCAGGTCACCAACGTCGCGGCCGGTACCCAGGCCACCGATGCGGTGAACGTCGCCCAGCTCGAGTCGACCGCCACCCAGGCCGTGGCCGACGCCAATGCCTACACCGACCAGCGCTTCAACGCCTGGAGCGACAGCTTCTCCGCGTACCAGACGCAGTTGGAGCAGCGTTTCACCGACCAGGATCGTCGCATCGACCGCCAGGGCGCGATGGGCGCGGCGATGCTCAACATGGCCACCAGCGCCGCGGGCATCCGCACCCAGAACCGGGTGGGCGTCGGCGTCGGGTTCCAGGGCGGGCAGAGCGCGCTGTCGCTCGGCTACCAGCGCGCGATCAGCGACCGCGCGACGATCACCGTCGGCGGCGCGTTCAGTGGCGACGAGAACTCGGTGGGCGTCGGCGCCGGCTTCGGTTGGTGACGTGCCACGCGGACGGCAGGCGCCTGGCTGCCGTCCGCATCGGAAAAGGGTCCCCGCGGCGCGCGAAACTGCGCATCCGTCGGTCGCGGGGATCGTGTTCAAACCGCTTGTGATTGCAGCAGACGGTAATTGCGGCGCGCTCGATGTTCCGGTCGCGCCGTCCATGTGCGAGTCGACCCACGTTCCCAGAGAGGGCATTCCATGAAGAAGCGAAACATCCTCCCCTGCACCCTTGCCATCGCCGTGATCGCCGCGATCGGCGCCACCGGCGCCACCGCGGGCAAGAAGGCGAAGTTCGCCGCGGACACTTCCACCCTGTCGGCGAGCCTCGGCGACCAGCAGCTGTTCCACCGCTTCGTCGTGGAATACCGCGACGGCACGCGCGAAAAGACCGACCGCAGCGCCGCCGCGGCGAACGTGACCCGTGCGCTGTCGCGCTCCGGTCTGGCCAAGGGGCGCGCCGCGAGCGCCACCCACCTGCGCAAGCTGGCCACCGGGCAGCACCTGATCAAGGTCTCGCGCAGCCTCGACCGGGTCGAGGCCGATGCCCTGCTGCGCTCGCTCAAGGCCGATAGGAACGTGGTTTCGGTGCGCCCGGACCGCCTGCGCCAGATCGCGCGCGATGCGGTGCGTGCGCCGCGGGTGCAGCCGGCCTACATCCCGAACGATCCGGATTTCCTCGAGTACCAGTGGCACATGCTTGCGCCGGACGGCACCGAGACCTTCGACGGCGGCCCCAACCGCGGCGGCGCGAACGTCCCGGAGGCGTGGGACCTGGCCGACGGCAACGGCGTCACCATCGCCGTGCTCGACACCGGCATCACCGCGCATCCGGACGTCGACACCTCGATGGCCGATGCCGGCTACGACTTCATCACCGATGCATTCGTCTCCGGACGCGACACCGACGACCGCGTGCCCGGCGGCTGGGACCTCGGCGACTGGACGATCGGCTACCCCGGCGCGGAAACCTGCCAGCAGCGCTACAGCTCCTGGCACGGCACCCATGTGGCCGGCACCGCCGGCGCGCAGGCCACCGACAACGGCGTCGGCATGACCGGCGTCGCCTACAACGCCAATGTCCTGCCGATCCGCGTACTCGGCCATTGCGGCGGCTACGACACCGACATCTCGGACGCCATCGTCTGGGCCGCCGGTGGCGAGGTGGAAGGCATGCCGATGAACGAGAACCCGGCGCACGTGATCAACCTCAGCCTCGGCGGTGCGGGCGAATGCACCGCCTACGAGGCCGACGCCATCGCACAGGCCAATGCGCTGGGCGCGGTGGTGGTGGTGGCGGCCGGCAACCAGGGCGCGAACACCTCGGGCTACTCGCCCGGCAACTGCCCGGGTGTGGTCACGGTCGCTTCGAACGGCGTGACCAGCCGCCGTGCGTACTACTCCAACTACGGCGATGGGATCGAGATCTCCGCGCCGGGTGGCGGCGTGTATGCCAATGACGGCAGCGGTGGCACCCAGATCTACGACGGCTTCATCTGGCAGGCGGTCAACCCCAGCGACACCACCCCGATGCCGGCCGACGAGATCTCGCCGGACGGCTCCAACGGTGGCTACGGCGGCTCGGCGGGCACCTCGCAGGCCGCGCCACACGTGGCCGGCGTGGTGGCGCTGATGCAGGGCGCGCGGCTGGACGCCGGGATGCCGCTGCTGACCCCCGCCGAAGTGCTCGACATCCTGCAGGACACGGCGACGCCGTTCACCGTCGCGCCGTCGGCTTCGCAACCGATCGGCCCGGGCATCGTCAACGCCGCCGCCGCGGTGGCCAAGGCGATCGAGCCGCCGTGCGAGGTGGATTGCGAGCCCGACGCCACGCCGATCGTCAATCGCGTGCCGATGTCCGGCCTGTCGGGTACGGCCGGCAGCGAGACGCTGTACAGCCTCGAGGTGCCGGCCGGTGCATCGGGTCCGCTCAGCATCACCACCACCGGCGGCAGCGGCAACGTGACCCTGCTTGTGAGCCTGGACGAGGAACCGACCGAAGAGGACGCCCAGTACCGCTCCGCGCGTCCGGGCAACAACGAGACGGTGCGCATCAACGCCCCGCAGGCCGGCGTCTACTACATCAAGCTGGTCGGCACCCGCGCGTACAGCAACGTGAGGCTGGTCGCCCGCCACAACTGACGCGTCTTCCCGAGTGAACCTGAAGCCCCGGCCATGTCCGGGGCTTTTTTTCGGCCGGGCCCGACGCAGGCCGCGGCCCGCGCCGATGGCGCCGCGGGATGGGCGGTGCTCCCGGCCAAGCTGGTAAAGTCGGGGCCCCCGACGGATGTCCCCCCGTGAACGCGATTCCCGACCCGGTCGCCAGCGAATCCGAGGCCCTGCCGGCCGAAGACCGCATCCTGGCCGAGCTGCTCGCCCGACAGCAGCTCAAGGACGTGGACCTCGCGCGCGCGCGGCGCCTGCAGGACGAAACCGGGGGCGAGATCCTGCAGTTGCTGTCGCGGCTGGGCCTGGTGTCCGAACGCGACCATGCCGAAGCCTGTTCGCGGGCGCTCGGGCTGCGACTGGTCGGCGCCAAGGACCTGCCGCCGGAACCGCCGGAACTGCTGCCCGACGCGCAGCCCCTGAGCGTGCGCTTCCTCAAGCAGTTCCACCTGTGCCCGATCGGCGAGAGCCGCGGGCGGCTGGCGCTGCTGATGGCGGATCCGCACGACGGCTACGCGCTCGATGCGGTGCGCCTGGCGACCGGATGCGAGGTGCAGCCGGTGGTCGGGCTGCGCTCGGAAATCGGCGACCTGATCGAACGCTGGCACGGGCAGGGCCGCAGCGCGATGGGCGCGATCGTCGAGACCGCCGACGGCGAGGGCGGCGGCGACATGGACGACGTCGAGCACCTGCGCGACCTGGCTTCCGAAGCGCCGGTGATCCGGCTGGTGAACCTGGTCATCCAGCGTGCGGTCGAGCTTCGCGCCTCGGATATCCACATCGAGCCGTTCGAGAACCGGCTCAAGGTGCGCTACCGGATCGACGGCGTGCTCGAGGACGGAGAATCCCCGCCGTCGAACCTCACCGCGGCGGTGATCAGCCGGGTCAAGATCATGGCCAAGCTCAACATCGCCGAGCGCCGCCTGCCGCAGGACGGCCGCATCATGCTGCGCGTCCAGGGCAAGGAGCTCGACCTGCGCGTGAGCACGGTGCC
This sequence is a window from Luteimonas viscosa. Protein-coding genes within it:
- a CDS encoding S8 family serine peptidase, with translation MKKRNILPCTLAIAVIAAIGATGATAGKKAKFAADTSTLSASLGDQQLFHRFVVEYRDGTREKTDRSAAAANVTRALSRSGLAKGRAASATHLRKLATGQHLIKVSRSLDRVEADALLRSLKADRNVVSVRPDRLRQIARDAVRAPRVQPAYIPNDPDFLEYQWHMLAPDGTETFDGGPNRGGANVPEAWDLADGNGVTIAVLDTGITAHPDVDTSMADAGYDFITDAFVSGRDTDDRVPGGWDLGDWTIGYPGAETCQQRYSSWHGTHVAGTAGAQATDNGVGMTGVAYNANVLPIRVLGHCGGYDTDISDAIVWAAGGEVEGMPMNENPAHVINLSLGGAGECTAYEADAIAQANALGAVVVVAAGNQGANTSGYSPGNCPGVVTVASNGVTSRRAYYSNYGDGIEISAPGGGVYANDGSGGTQIYDGFIWQAVNPSDTTPMPADEISPDGSNGGYGGSAGTSQAAPHVAGVVALMQGARLDAGMPLLTPAEVLDILQDTATPFTVAPSASQPIGPGIVNAAAAVAKAIEPPCEVDCEPDATPIVNRVPMSGLSGTAGSETLYSLEVPAGASGPLSITTTGGSGNVTLLVSLDEEPTEEDAQYRSARPGNNETVRINAPQAGVYYIKLVGTRAYSNVRLVARHN
- a CDS encoding YadA family autotransporter adhesin, giving the protein EVLLDQTTTASEVGASAYGAGAQANGAFSTASGAAATADGLQATAIGYSSISSGLASTSLGGFAEATGDFSTALGYGAAASNTRTTAVGISSTASGLNATAVGNTSTASGDNSAAFGTGANATGLNATAIGGSTRATADNATSVGQFAWATAAGGTAIGRDSYVYGDGVNATAVGLSAWANGESSVALGAGSRATEANVVSVGNGTGGTHPATRRIVNVGDGIAASDAATVGQLEQATEHTRYFAASGGADSDNGAYVEGEYATASGESATAVGEGASAYGSGAFALAPQSTAMGFNASASGDYAVALGTSATAVGDGAVVVGRGGAAWGSAAVAVGSGTAANGVFSTAIGAFANAAGTTAVAIGRNSTALADFSSAFGAGAYAEAENSVALGQDSLADRENTVSVGSEGNERQITNVADGQVALGSTDAVTGGQMYDALDSAAQIIGGGSEVTAFGTLSAPAFMIQGSTYFSVGDAFGAVDAQISLIDGRLTALEGSSSATASSANATSAGSRRLGDSGGAETGAQTGTGGGLASGDGGGQAAGAGSTAVAVGQGATATQATATAIGDGASATAAGSVALGQGSVADRANTVSVGSAGNERQVTNVAAGTQATDAVNVAQLESTATQAVADANAYTDQRFNAWSDSFSAYQTQLEQRFTDQDRRIDRQGAMGAAMLNMATSAAGIRTQNRVGVGVGFQGGQSALSLGYQRAISDRATITVGGAFSGDENSVGVGAGFGW